In Pseudomonadota bacterium, the genomic window TGCTCCCCATCTTCGTCTCCGACAACCATCAGTTCGAGCGTCTGGCACAAGAGCTGGGTCCAGGCAGCGGCGACGTCCTGACGCTGCTCGACCTCGATTCCAGGTTCGACACCGAGCGCCTGCGGGGCTTTCGTGACCGCTATGTCGAGTTCCTCAGAGCCCAGGGCGAGACGGTGCACGAACCGGGAATCATGAGTCTGCAGGGGTATGAGGCCGTGTATCTGCTGAAGTCGGTCTACGAAGCCATTGGCGAGGTCGATCCGCTGACGGCCTCGGTCGCCCTGCGCGGACGCAGGTCGCCCTGGCCAGGCAAGGCCATCAGCGGCTACGAGTTCACCGCATCTGGCGACCGTGAGAACGTGAGATGGCACCCTCTCTGGCTGCACGACGGCAAGGTGCAGCACCTTGAACTGAACATCGAGGACGAATAGCGATGGCGATAGTGTTGAACCTCTTCATCTACCTCGTGCTGTGCTGGCTCATCGGCCTGGGCGGAAGCAACCGCAAGCTGGGCACCTGGGGCTACTTCTTTGCCTCCGTGCTGCTCACGCCGCTGGTCGGTGCGATTCTCGTGCTCGCATCTGACGTGCGACGCACCAATCGCAAGGCCTAGCCCTTCATGACCACGGTCCCCCATAACCGAGAAACGGTCCTCCACGCGCAAGAATCCAGTCGCATGAGAAGGAGCGCCTGGACCTCAACGGCCGCAGCCTGGGCCATCGCGCTCACCCTTGCCTCGTGCTCGCCGCGTACGAAGGCGGACCCCGCCGCATCGCCCTCGGCGGCGGCGTCTGCACCGGTCTCGGTTGACGTCATCTCGGCGCGCAAGGCCACCCTGCCCGACGACATCGCGGCGGTAGGCACGTTCGAAGCCATCTCGAGCGTCAACATCAGCCCGAAGGCAGCCGGCCCGCTCGTCGATGTACCGGTGCACACCGGCCAGTTCGTTGCCAAGGGCGACGTGATCATGCAGCTCGACACCAGCGCCCTCGAGATGACGGTGCGCCAGGATGAGGCCGACCTCTTGAAGGCCCAGACCACCCTCGGCCTGAGCCGACCCGGCCAGACCCTGAAGAGCGACCGCGACATCCCCGCGGTGCGCAAGGCCCGCGCCACCGTCGACAATGCACGTCTCGCGTGGGAGCGCAGCCGAACCCTCTATCGCGCCGACCTCATCTCGCAGAAAGACCTTCAAGACGACAAGCGGGCCCTGCTCGCGGCCCAGGCCGACTATCAGGCAGCCATCGACTCGGTGAAGAGCGACAAGGTCACCGTGGTGCAGAAGCAGATCCAGCTGCAGACCGATCAGCTGAACCTTCGAAATGCCACGGTACGGGCGCCCTTCAGCGGCTATGTGTCGGCCGTGAACGTCGACGTGGGCGACTACGTGCAGCCAGGCGGAGGAAGCGGCTCGAGCGGCTACGTCACCCTGCTGACCCTCGATCCCATCTACTGCGAGGTGAAGATCGGCGAGACCGACAGCCAGAAGGTGCGTGTCGGACAGGCGGTCGAGGTGAAGACCGCGGCCTATCCCGGGCGCGTGTTCAGGGGAAGCGTGTACCGCATCAGCCCCGCCCTCGACCCAACCACCCGGACCCTGAAGGCCCTTGCCCGCATCGCCAATCCCGAGCGGCTGCTCAAGCCGGGATTGTACGGCAACGCGACCATCACCCTCGGCGCCACGCCGGGCGTGGTGATGGTGCCGCAGATGGCACAGACCGAGCAGGCGGGGCAGACCTGCGTGTACGTCGTCGAGCAGACCGCCAGCGGCGCTCTGGCGCGCATGCGCACCTTGCGCCGCGGCCGTGTCGATGGCCGCTGGGTCGAGGCCATCGATTCGAATGTGAGAGCCGGAGACAACGTGGTGGTCGGCAATCTCGACCGTCTCTATGACGGGGCTCCGGTAACCCCCGCGCAGACCCTCAGAGAAGCGCCCGCGGTTCCCAAGACGGGCCTCTGACGGTGTCGTTCTTCAGCGTCTTCGTACGCCAGCGGGTGTTCGCCCTCATGCTCAACCTCGCCGTGGTGGTGGTGGGGCTCGTCTGCTACTTCACCCTGGGCGTCGACATGCTGCCCAAGCTCAACATTCCCGTGGTGAGCGTCACCATCTCCCTTCCCGGGGCCCCTCCGGAAGTGATGGAGCAGCAGGTGACCCGGGTCGTGGAAGACGCGGTGGCGGTGGTCGGCGGCTTGAGCAGCATCACGTCACAGAGCATGTCGGGAACCTCGGTGGTGATCACCCAGTTCGACATGTCGAAAGACGTGAA contains:
- a CDS encoding efflux RND transporter periplasmic adaptor subunit, coding for MTTVPHNRETVLHAQESSRMRRSAWTSTAAAWAIALTLASCSPRTKADPAASPSAAASAPVSVDVISARKATLPDDIAAVGTFEAISSVNISPKAAGPLVDVPVHTGQFVAKGDVIMQLDTSALEMTVRQDEADLLKAQTTLGLSRPGQTLKSDRDIPAVRKARATVDNARLAWERSRTLYRADLISQKDLQDDKRALLAAQADYQAAIDSVKSDKVTVVQKQIQLQTDQLNLRNATVRAPFSGYVSAVNVDVGDYVQPGGGSGSSGYVTLLTLDPIYCEVKIGETDSQKVRVGQAVEVKTAAYPGRVFRGSVYRISPALDPTTRTLKALARIANPERLLKPGLYGNATITLGATPGVVMVPQMAQTEQAGQTCVYVVEQTASGALARMRTLRRGRVDGRWVEAIDSNVRAGDNVVVGNLDRLYDGAPVTPAQTLREAPAVPKTGL